In Candidatus Desulforudis audaxviator MP104C, a genomic segment contains:
- a CDS encoding TolB family protein, giving the protein MRSVWKNPGFLAALILVLGAPLLGVLAVQERISDLGAGKALAAGRVAWVAEGKLWVKDLPDGKARQLAAGEDISRPTWSPTSRWLLFRRGEDLWLVGVGRGEARCMAQGVDEFAWSPATDVFAFTAGGELCAGEPAKDGLRTLVKWEPGVDIGRIAWSPDGKWVALERQKIEPGVPGYAGIWKVDATSGAVKRVYTSRLHFDRESGVVGEVPRLAGWSPDGEQILFWLGPLSASLEADGLPFYTVNAAGGEAVRCADVLVGERGLEPVNDVILVRPGSFITSHHFNQMAVIVGGGRETWTNKRLGILYLQTNKLGFVSPESQAVVDAAFSPNSKLLVYSAGPVLEDAGGDEAAVRRALAGRKLWAVGTDGGKPRRLTNDPAYRDEWPLFTTDGQQILFVRLDAEDRASLWLVRPDGSGLERVVEEIGPLTEEFAFGYYGAVAWDELFAYWPGVADAALINAAKGTPEAKKLLARYPWAQVLVDRSGKLAVDFRVDKLESGDEPGPYLRLRVFIDPATNTSADRFLDLNGRVIRTEILRHLDEETVFGTKVSYVSRPGGRARSGGKSAFYT; this is encoded by the coding sequence GTGCGAAGCGTCTGGAAAAACCCAGGTTTTCTGGCGGCTTTAATTTTGGTCCTCGGGGCACCGTTATTAGGCGTCCTGGCGGTACAGGAGAGGATTTCCGACCTCGGCGCGGGCAAGGCGCTCGCTGCCGGCAGAGTGGCCTGGGTTGCCGAGGGAAAGCTCTGGGTTAAAGATTTGCCCGACGGGAAGGCGAGGCAGCTGGCCGCCGGGGAGGATATTTCCCGCCCCACCTGGTCGCCGACGAGCAGGTGGCTGCTCTTCCGCCGGGGCGAGGACCTGTGGCTGGTCGGGGTCGGTAGGGGTGAGGCCCGCTGCATGGCGCAAGGGGTAGATGAGTTCGCCTGGTCTCCGGCGACGGACGTCTTCGCCTTTACTGCAGGCGGGGAACTCTGCGCGGGCGAGCCGGCGAAGGATGGGCTCCGCACCCTGGTGAAGTGGGAGCCCGGTGTCGACATCGGGCGCATCGCCTGGTCGCCGGACGGTAAGTGGGTGGCCCTAGAGAGGCAGAAGATAGAGCCGGGTGTGCCGGGTTACGCCGGCATCTGGAAGGTAGACGCCACCTCAGGCGCCGTGAAGAGGGTGTACACCTCGCGCCTGCACTTCGACCGGGAAAGTGGCGTGGTGGGCGAGGTGCCGCGGCTGGCGGGCTGGTCGCCCGACGGGGAGCAGATCCTGTTCTGGCTGGGACCGCTGTCCGCCTCTCTCGAGGCCGACGGTCTGCCCTTCTACACAGTCAACGCAGCTGGAGGGGAGGCCGTGCGCTGCGCAGATGTTCTGGTGGGCGAGAGGGGACTGGAACCGGTCAACGACGTTATCCTGGTGCGGCCGGGCTCCTTCATAACCAGCCATCACTTCAACCAGATGGCCGTAATCGTCGGCGGGGGCCGGGAAACGTGGACCAACAAGCGTCTCGGCATACTTTATCTCCAAACGAACAAGCTTGGCTTCGTCTCCCCGGAAAGCCAAGCGGTAGTGGACGCCGCCTTTTCCCCTAACAGCAAGCTCCTGGTTTACAGTGCCGGCCCGGTGCTTGAAGACGCAGGTGGAGACGAGGCGGCGGTGCGCCGCGCTTTGGCCGGCCGGAAGCTCTGGGCGGTGGGCACCGACGGCGGGAAACCGCGCCGGCTTACGAACGACCCGGCTTACCGCGACGAGTGGCCCCTGTTCACAACGGACGGACAGCAGATTCTCTTTGTGCGCCTGGACGCTGAGGACCGCGCCAGCCTGTGGCTGGTCCGGCCCGACGGTAGCGGCCTTGAGCGAGTGGTGGAAGAGATCGGGCCCCTGACCGAGGAATTCGCCTTCGGCTATTACGGTGCCGTGGCCTGGGACGAGCTTTTCGCCTACTGGCCGGGCGTTGCCGACGCCGCGCTCATCAACGCGGCGAAGGGCACGCCGGAAGCGAAGAAGCTCCTGGCCAGATACCCCTGGGCGCAAGTTCTTGTTGACCGGAGCGGGAAGCTGGCGGTGGATTTCCGGGTGGATAAGCTTGAAAGCGGCGATGAGCCCGGGCCCTACCTTCGGCTGCGGGTTTTCATCGATCCGGCAACGAACACCTCTGCGGATCGGTTCCTTGACTTAAACGGCAGGGTGATCAGGACGGAGATTTTGCGCCACCTGGACGAGGAGACGGTTTTTGGGACAAAGGTGTCTTATGTGTCCAGGCCTGGCGGCCGCGCGAGGAGCGGTGGCAAATCGGCTTTTTATACCTAA
- a CDS encoding ASCH domain-containing protein, with protein MGFLYLSYWVAPFAYVRITAVRRERLDDITDDDARKEGYPSVEAYREAFERIYGFWDTDAEAWCWSSSWV; from the coding sequence ATCGGCTTTTTATACCTAAGCTACTGGGTAGCACCGTTCGCTTACGTGAGAATTACCGCCGTCCGTCGGGAACGGCTGGACGACATCACGGATGATGACGCCCGGAAGGAAGGCTACCCGTCAGTGGAGGCGTACCGGGAGGCGTTCGAGAGGATATACGGGTTCTGGGACACGGACGCCGAAGCGTGGTGCTGGAGTTCGAGTTGGGTGTAA